The sequence CGTTGCTGGCCTGCGGCATTTGGATTGGAATACTAATATTCCTGGGATCGGTTGTTGCGCCTTCCATTTTCAAATTCATGGATTCAAAAACACAAGCCGGAGTTTTGAATGGGATCATTTTACACAAAATGAATATTATGGAAGGTATTTGTTCCATCGTTTTACTTCTATCATCCTTGTTTTTTCTATTTTACCGCAAGAGCTTGCTTCAATGGATTCGCATGTTCGCGTCCCTTTTGTTATTTGCCAACCTTGGCGGGTATAGTATGATCATTGCTCCGCGTATGGATCAGCTGAAAGTTACCATTCAAAATTTTGATACTCCAAAAGATCAGGATACCCGGCCTGAAAGAGAAGCATTTGATCGTCTGCATTCGGCGTATTCGTCATTGGTTACGGTAAATGTAGTCGTATTGCTGACTTTGTTCTTTCTGATCTCAACCGCAAAGCCGGACGAAGAATGATCGCAGGAAAAGCGGCGGCACAAACCAGCGCTTTTTCGGGAAGCGTCAACAATGCATACGATTACTGCCGTCAGATTGCAAGGAATCACTATGAAAATTTTCCCATTGCGTCTTTTTTTATTCCGGGAAACAAAAGGAAACATTTTTATGCGGCGTATGCATTTATGCGAACGGCGGACGATTTTGCCGATAATGAGGCGCTGGATATTAATCAACGACTTCAATTATTGCTGCAATGGCAGTCTAAACTCGATGCGTGTTATAAGGGGGCTGCAGAGGAACCCATTTTTATTGCGCTGCGAGAAACCGTTAAGGCGTGCGGAATTCCAAAAGATTATTTTGACCATTTGTTAAATGCATTTAAAGTGGATCTTTTTAAGAATATTTATCAAAATTTTGATGAACTTCTTGAATATTGCAGTTTTTCGGCAAATCCGGTTGGACGCATTGTTCTGTGCATTCTTGGATACAACGGCCACCCTGAGAAGGAGTCGTTCTATTCCGCGACGGACTCCATTTGCACAGCGCTGCAACTGACGAATCACTGGCAGGACGTATTTGTTGATCTCAAAAAAAACAGATGTTATTTACCTCAAGATGAGATGGCACAATTTGGTTATTCAATTCAGGATATAGCGAATAAGAAAATTAACACGCAGTTTGAAAATCTAATGGCATTTCAAGTACAACGCGCACGGGATTTTTTTTTAAAAGGGAAAGCAGTGCTGTCTGCTCTA is a genomic window of bacterium containing:
- a CDS encoding DUF4149 domain-containing protein, whose product is MMNINRYSLLQWIALLACGIWIGILIFLGSVVAPSIFKFMDSKTQAGVLNGIILHKMNIMEGICSIVLLLSSLFFLFYRKSLLQWIRMFASLLLFANLGGYSMIIAPRMDQLKVTIQNFDTPKDQDTRPEREAFDRLHSAYSSLVTVNVVVLLTLFFLISTAKPDEE
- the hpnC gene encoding squalene synthase HpnC, which translates into the protein MIAGKAAAQTSAFSGSVNNAYDYCRQIARNHYENFPIASFFIPGNKRKHFYAAYAFMRTADDFADNEALDINQRLQLLLQWQSKLDACYKGAAEEPIFIALRETVKACGIPKDYFDHLLNAFKVDLFKNIYQNFDELLEYCSFSANPVGRIVLCILGYNGHPEKESFYSATDSICTALQLTNHWQDVFVDLKKNRCYLPQDEMAQFGYSIQDIANKKINTQFENLMAFQVQRARDFFLKGKAVLSALNRPERYEITLIWLGGMRILEKLEKNNYDVHNRRPEVGVFDAVRILYRMITFK